One region of Cydia pomonella isolate Wapato2018A chromosome 9, ilCydPomo1, whole genome shotgun sequence genomic DNA includes:
- the LOC133521219 gene encoding uncharacterized protein LOC133521219, which produces MGERDEAGAKLTIPSGSGSPRKSQATISELRKQRGNLKGRLTQFKKFVDSLLSVTPSKVQIAELKLRMQASTETFKNFNDIESQIELCSPETEISANSEYVETLEELYFGTMASANCLIDGVETNNATISSCDHTVNKPFSKFKLPEIKLPSFDGSYDRWLEFKHSYETMIHKHSDLDAIQKFHYLRSSLSGSALQVISALEFTAANYIQAWELLEIRFHNPRLLVHNHIKSLFNISALKQESSTQIRRLIDTVLRNLRALKTLEEPTDSWDTLIIHLIVSKLDTTTERKWESHIGSISDKSINNESKKLKLEDLLSFLRNRADTLEMINSNHSKAPTAVNTKPNYTSNKPTQVVSCVSASVNANKSKPFNNKRFRNCAMCNENHALYTCAKFLNLSVQDRLKLIQNKNLCNNCLREGHSLNECIFGPCKQCQQKHNSLLHMDNTRNDSVCVRPSSAPAHSAPLSVPSTSSCFVSADRAPMAECDGGAESSRFVPRRGLLPTALIEVADANNQFHTCRAFLDNGSEHCFITEELRNRLNVKNLQSTIQISGVAEIVTQTNQSCDVTIQSKQSDYSMSITCFVLQRITSSLPSTHIDLDSIRIPDNIQLADPDFNVPSEIDILIGSEIFWDLLDGEKIRLPTGPYLINSKFGWLVSGPINTRNLRINNQVHCYFTQSIDSQLRKFWEIEDIPQVDSILTADEQKCEDIFTNTTKREEDGRFSVRMPLRESADTLGDSYTLAKIRFLSLERKLERLPEYKRLYCDFMREYEKMGHMTRVTDYGTPNYFHPHHGIFREGSTTTKLRVVYSGAAPTTTNKSLNSIQLPGPALQNDIFAILLRFRQYKYVACADVEKMFRQVLIQPDQRSLQMILWRENPTDPLHVYELNTVTYGQTSAPYLSQRCIRQLALECGDDVIARVINQDIFVDDLITGDDNFQNLLDICQKTYDVLQSGCFPLRKWTFNCDVTQEESKEHFVGEHTQNKTLGVGWDNKLDELYYTTKIDPLPNSSYLNKRMMLSIISQIYDPLGLLSPAVIISKILLQKLWLSRIDWDTPVPEDIKSMWNNFINTLSRLNDLRIPRHVRGVHTGHTELHIFSDASLHAYGACAYIRTYDEGSDVTVRLLCAKSKLSPLKSLTIPKLELSGALVAAKLYKKITDSLRLVFTKVYFWCDSTIVISWLGMSPHLLKPFVQNRVTQINELTGNAIWFHVRSEDNPSDLLSRGVTLDNLIDCNLWWFGPSFLHDPKSDFISANTSKNTAIENLPELRSTAVSLVCNQQDELFNFDRCSSYIKLIRIGAYVLRFILNSRTNSERKQLRQTGSLSVDELDASRRMLVRFAQMQSFPDVYDSLLKNKPIKTNCKQYNRISGLNVFLDDRNKFKVIRVGGRLCNSTSFDYNKKHPVLLCSKHKLTVLLFKYEHKRLLHAGPQLLLSTLRECWWPLGARNLARKIVRECVTCIRMKDPTDLSPLTPAHFLIGRPLTCPASEDLTDVQPSRLSRYARIEALRQHFWHRWAKEYVAELQRRTKWKTKKDDISLNSLVLIKDDNLPPLKWRLGRVTRLYPGSDGVNRVADILTATGTIRRSFSKICPLLPEPADHDG; this is translated from the exons ATGGGTGAAAGGGATGAAGCTGGTGCTAAATTGACTATTCCTTCTGGATCAGGGTCACCTAGAAAAAGTCAGGCAACAATTTCAGAGCTCCGCAAACAAAGGGGTAACTTGAAAGGCCGGCTTACGCAATTCAAAAAATTCGTTGATTCTCTTTTATCGGTGACTCCTTCCAAAGTACAAATTGCAGAATTAAAATTACGCATGCAAGCATCTACAGAgacttttaaaaattttaatgaCATTGAAAGCCAAATTGAACTTTGCTCTCCAGAAACAGAAATTTCTGCCAATTCCGAATACGTAGAAACTCTCGAGGAGTTATATTTCGGTACTATGGCTAGCGCTAATTGTTTAATCGATGGTGTGGAGACAAATAACGCTACTATTTCAAGTTGTGATCATACCGTGAACAAAccgttttcaaaatttaaactACCCGAAATTAAATTGCCCTCATTCGATGGTTCGTATGATCGTTGGCTCGAATTTAAACATTCTTATGAAACCATGATTCATAAACATTCCGATCTCGACGCGATTCAAAAGTTTCATTACCTTCGATCATCACTAAGTGGTAGTGCATTACAAGTAATTAGTGCGTTAGAATTCACGGCTGCCAACTATATTCAAGCATGGGAATTGCTTGAAATTCGCTTTCATAACCCTAGGCTTTTAGTACATAATCACATAAAATCCTTGTTCAATATTTCAGCCTTGAAACAGGAATCTTCGACTCAAATACGTAGACTGATAGATACCGTGTTACGTAATTTACGCGCTTTAAAAACGTTAGAGGAACCTACCGACTCGTGGGATACGttaattattcatttaattgtgTCAAAACTCGATACGACCACGGAGCGTAAGTGGGAATCTCACATAGGGTCTATCTCGGATAAGTCAATCAATAATGAGTCTAAGAAACTTAAGCTGGAAGATCTCTTATCGTTTCTCAGAAACCGGGCGGATACGTTAGAAATGATAAACTCTAATCATTCCAAGGCACCGACCGCGGTTAATACTAAGCCTAATTACACGTCAAATAAACCTACGCAAGTAGTTAGCTGTGTCTCTGCTAGTGTTAATGCTAATAAATCGAAGCCTTTCAATAATAAACGTTTCCGAAACTGCGCGATGTGTAACGAGAATCATGCACTTTATACGTGTgctaagtttttaaatttatctgTCCAAGATAGgttaaaattaattcaaaataaaaacctgTGTAATAACTGTTTACGCGAAGGGCATTCCTTAAATGAATGTATATTCGGTCCGTGTAAACAGTGTCAACAAAAACAtaatagtttattgcatatGGATAATACTCGCAATGATAGTGTGTGCGTGAGGCCGTCGAGTGCGCCTGCACACAGCGCGCCGTTATCAGTGCCGAGTACATCTAGCTGCTTTGTATCCGCTGACCGCGCGCCTATGGCCGAGTGCGATGGTGGCGCGGAAAGTAGCCGGTTCGTTCCCAGGCGTGGCTTACTTCCTACTGCGTTAATCGAAGTAGCCGATGCGAACAATCAGTTCCATACGTGTCGTGCGTTTTTAGACAATGGGAGTGAACATTGCTTTATAACGGAAGAGTTACGTAATCGATTAAACGTTAAAAATTTACAGTCCACTATTCAGATCTCGGGTGTAGCAGAAATAGTTACACAGACAAATCAGTCATGCGATGTAACTATACAATCTAAACAATCGGATTATTCTATGTCAATAACGTGTTTTGTCTTGCAGCGCATAACGTCCAGTTTGCCCTCGACTCACATAGACTTAGATAGTATACGTATTCCTGATAACATTCAGTTAGCAGATCCCGATTTTAACGTGCCTTCTGAAATCGATATACTTATCGGTTCAGAAATATTTTGGGACCTTTTAGACGGTGAAAAGATTCGATTACCAACAGGGCCGTACTTAATAAATTCGAAATTTGGCTGGTTGGTATCTGGTCCAATTAATACACGGAACTTGCGCATTAATAATCAAGTCCATTGTTATTTTACTCAATCGATTGACTCTCAACTTAGAAAGTTTTGGGAGATCGAGGATATCCCTCAGGTAGATAGTATTCTTACAGCTGACGAGCAGAAATGTGAGGATATTTTTACCAATACGACTAAACGTGAAGAGGACGGTCGGTTCTCCGTCCGAATGCCGCTAAGAGAATCAGCTGATACGTTGGGCGATTCTTATACGTTAGCGAAAATTCGATTTTTATCCTTAGAACGTAAATTAGAGCGTTTGCCGGAATATAAACGTTTATATTGTGACTTCATGCGAGAATACGAAAAGATGGGTCACATGACTCGTGTTACCGACTATGGTACACCGAATTACTTCCATCCTCATCATGGAATATTTAGGGAGGGGAGCACCACCACTAAATTACGCGTTGTATATAGTGGCGCTGCTCCCACCACCACGAATAAATCGTTGAATAGCATTCAGCTGCCGGGTCCAGCACTTCAAAACGATATATTTGCTATTTTGCTACGTTTCCGTCAATACAAGTACGTTGCTTGTGCTGATGTGGAGAAAATGTTTCGGCAGGTTTTGATCCAACCAGATCAGAGATCCTTGCAAATGATCCTCTGGCGTGAAAACCCTACCGATCCATTACACGTTTATGAACTCAATACGGTTACATATGGGCAAACTAGTGCGCCATATTTAAGTCAACGTTGTATACGACAGTTAGCGTTGGAGTGTGGTGATGACGTCATCGCGCGCGTTATCAACCAAGATATATTCGTAGACGATTTAATTACGGGAGATGATAATTTCCAAAACTTACTTGACATATGTCAAAAAACGTATGACGTTTTGCAATCAGGATGCTTTCCTTTACGTAAATGGACCTTTAATTGTGACGTTACACAAGAAGAGTCCAAGGAACATTTTGTTGGTGAGCACACCCAGAACAAAACGCTCGGAGTAGGTTGGGACAATAAACTCGATGAATTGTATTACACCACAAAAATCGATCCTTTGCCTAATTCGTCGTACTTAAATAAACGAATGATGTTATCGATTATTTCACAGATTTACGATCCGTTAGGTCTTCTTTCTCCTGCGGTGATAATTTCCAAAATTTTGCTTCAAAAATTATGGTTAAGTCGTATCGATTGGGACACTCCGGTTCCAGAAGACATTAAATCGATGtggaataatttcataaatacattaagcCGTTTAAACGATTTACGGATTCCGCGTCATGTAAGGGGTGTACACACTGGACATACGgaattgcatattttttctgATGCATCGTTGCATGCTTACGGCGCGTGCGCTTATATTCGGACATATGATGAAGGGTCAGATGTAACTGTCAGACTATTGTGTGCTAAAAGTAAACTCTCACCCCTGAAGTCTCTGACTATCCCGAAACTTGAACTTTCAGGCGCACTCGTTGCTGCTAAGctttataagaaaataactgATTCCTTAAGGTTAGTGTTCACTAAAGTTTACTTCTGGTGTGACTCGACTATAGTAATTTCGTGGCTAGGTATGTCTCCGCATCTATTGAAGCCTTTCGTTCAAAATCGTGTTACACAAATAAACGAACTTACCGGTAATGCTATATGGTTTCATGTGAGAAGCGAAGACAACCCTAGTGATTTATTGTCTAGAGGCGTTACTTtagataatttaattgattGTAATTTATGGTGGTTCGGACCATCATTCTTGCATGACCCGAAATCGGATTTTATTAGTGCCAATACGAGTAAAAATACGGCAATCGAAAATTTACCCGAGTTACGATCGACCGCGGTAAGTTTAGTTTGCAATCAGCAAGATGAACTATTTAATTTCGATAGATGTTCAtcttacattaaattaattaggATCGGCGCGTATGTACTCCGCTTTATATTAAACTCACGCACTAACTCTGAGCGTAAACAACTCCGCCAAACCGGTTCATTATCGGTGGACGAGTTGGATGCATCACGTCGTATGCTAGTTAGATTCGCACAAATGCAATCATTTCCGGACGTCTACGAtagtttacttaaaaataaaccgatTAAGACgaattgtaaacaatataatcGTATATCCGGTCTTAACGTGTTTTTAGACGATCGTAATAAGTTTAAAGTGATTAGAGTCGGTGGTAGATTGTGTAATTCTACAAGTTTCGATTACAACAAAAAACATCCCGTGTTATTGTGCAGTAAACATAAGTTAACGGTGTTGTTATTCAAATATGAACACAAGCGGCTGCTACATGCCGGACCGCAGCTACTCTTATCTACTTTGCGTGAATGTTGGTGGCCTTTAGGTGCGCGAAATTTGGCAAGGAAAATAGTGCGAGAATGCGTTACCTGTATTCGAATGAAAG ATCCTACTGATCTATCCCCGCTCACGCCTGCCCATTTCCTAATTGGTCGGCCGTTGACCTGCCCTGCGAGCGAGGACCTGACGGATGTGCAGCCTTCCCGCCTGTCTCGCTACGCCAGGATCGAAGCCCTACGTCAACACTTCTGGCATCGTTGGGCCAAGGAGTACGTTGCAGAGCTCCAGCGACGAACCAAATGGAAGACAAAGAAGGACGACATATCGTTAAACAGTCTCGTTTTAATCAAAGACGATAACCTGCCTCCTCTCAAATGGCGGCTAGGCCGAGTCACGCGCCTATACCCTGGGAGCGATGGCGTGAACCGTGTCGCCGACATCCTCACGGCGACAGGAACAATTCGACGCAGCTTTTCAAAGATCTGCCCGCTACTACCAGAGCCGGCAGACCACGACGGATGA